From the genome of Anopheles moucheti chromosome 3, idAnoMoucSN_F20_07, whole genome shotgun sequence, one region includes:
- the LOC128301367 gene encoding mucin-19 isoform X2 produces the protein MTESFSPAFGGIGMAAIKQQQLQQQQQQQQQQQQQQQQHHHHHPHQGAMSIEKLVRVGYYELEKTIGKGNFAVVKLASNVITNSKVAIKIIDKTCLDEENLAKTFREISILKVLHHPHITRLYEVMESRNKIYLVTEHAAQGEIFDHLVANGRMREEEAARIFSQIVAAVDYCHRKGIVHRDLKAENVLLDTEMNVKLADFGFSNTFVEGQPLRTWCGSPPYAAPEVFQGVEYDGPKSDIWSLGVVLYVLVCGALPFDGTTLHDLRSVVVAGKFRIPFFMSQECEQLIRHMLVVEPERRYTLKQIAHHRWLEQYNSIPMLEAGDYGGVVGTVGQPQREAEILDTVVMTHMLQLPGLTADMIAQSVHESRFDHIYAIYNLLVDKLRQKRKEKGRLQHHASLAYSRSRKTSITTGVVDRTEVIKNDSLERLSPLTSVGSTILNISSGLAGTEDLEKYDLETAGSTVTTPTTTGPSGTAGTVKSSESTATGDHYLFPPSCANGTVGAGGNTRRHTVGPGDVAHEQVLVNPNVVPISFKIGGGVHEPSMPPTPNVPINIPSLQNQPIHNLTIKDQHLLKPPTVMGATSSFGRRASDGGANLQIYYPSSSTNFHDQHHPHQQQQQQSQQQQQQQQQQQPGVDGSVLVPAGNSTLGPISGGVNSATIMMDHVMLQTPNSEGTDDSNDEIQRYMHGRGCTKRHTVGCTDDLSAGNASPMEPPQAHSPAPTTGTVSGTGGVSGGGRTRRTGLLTVMERPPGRYSPVRRASEGSRITSQFQGPFQECQQLQKGLHAAAIAASQQRNNLLITPSPPLADNSVSLPGSPMHCKAFMDDRTTYPDITVPHDVLLSLVPGLEKLVQENRLQIETANSILNTRTMPYEVGHQLGLVRGGPGGTVAGAGGTGMMGGTLDVGMNLLQLQHSQSVSPLNATLRHGGGGGAGTGYPVAGRPSGFPMGGGMQPSYIAGGGATGGGAAAFGAFGNPYGFPTLMAPGGMSTMNASSTGMCHLSGLEYAGSNSNSGCPSPVYYASGCSSPILPGPPASIVSGCSGTMVSTSGAAGSASGGAASPMHQITRGLSTLNTGGGGGSAGGGGGGAGGAGSITMAGGSITRGTSSAVTPFSSVACNEPLDLSMDIVNSVEIDFTGRIVAGCYSGATTPVNYFDPKNYGLLPPPPPQTMRISATPPTSPNNLCIIQEEHSTASTTATSAGVPFKSHSANASPEDLSFQHTHPQICLTDVQGSEITLVALSDSSHGDSDDSLNCQTGSSATTSGLGFSGLLITEPTSDMPSITRGVGRKASLDTENNSSATTTSAKLDTSDISESYVRRGSDKSLGFSDDSLSNDSNHSNLSPSQEPSASSSGFKSADSNSEQDGARLSPDSLCDGSKSSDECYELPLPQECSSLDSARILEMVKRTLDSTMPPKGCVYGVAGGSYGCKASGSDPNSNRSSMAGGDDRSGPVVGADGATCSGRNSSGADGRSNLSLEFSGGLQIELQVYEGRNSKDSNTSKGIKLRRISGDQYEYGKLCQQLITSLTV, from the exons ATGACCGAATCATTTTCCCCTGCCTTTGGTGGCATCGGTATGGCCGCCAttaagcagcagcaactgcaacagcagcagcagcaacaacaacagcagcagcagcagcaacagcaacatcatcatcaccatccgcaTCAGGGCGCGATGTCGATCGAGAAGCTGGTGCGCGTTGGATATTACGAGCTGGAAAAGACAATCGGCAAAGGCAACTTTGCCGTGGTGAAGCTGGCATCCAATGTCATCACAAACTCGAAG gttgcaattaaaataatcgaTAAAACATGTCTCGATGAGGAGAACCTGGCGAAGACGTTCCGCGAAATATCGATACTGAAGGTGTTACATCATCCGCACATAACGCGCCTGTACGAGGTCATGGAGTCACGCAACAAGATCTACCTGGTGACGGAACATGCGGCCCAGGGTGAAATATTCGACCATCTCGTAGCGAACGGGCGGATGCGCGAGGAGGAAGCGGCCCGCATCTTCTCGCAGATAGTGGCCGCGGTCGACTACTGCCACCGGAAGGGTATCGTGCACCGGGACCTGAAGGCGGAGAACGTTCTGCTCGACACGGAGATGAACGTGAAGCTGGCAGACTTCGGGTTCAGCAACACGTTCGTCGAGGGCCAACCGTTGCGGACGTGGTGCGGTTCGCCGCCGTACGCCGCGCCGGAAGTGTTCCAGGGCGTGGAGTACGATGGTCCGAAGTCGGACATCTGGAGCTTGGGTGTGGTGCTGTACGTGCTCGTGTGCGGTGCGCTCCCGTTCGACGGTACGACGCTGCACGATCTGCGCAGCGTGGTTGTGGCGGGCAAGTTTCGCATACCGTTCTTCATGTCGCAGGAGTGTGAGCAGCTGATCCGGCATATGCTGGTGGTGGAACCGGAACGACGCTACACGCTCAAACAGATCGCACACCACCGCTGGCTGGAACAGTACAACTCCATTCCGATGCTGGAAGCTGGGGACTACGGTGGTGTGGTTGGCACGGTTGGGCAACCGCAGCGTGAGGCGGAAATTCTGGACACGGTCGTTATGACGCACATGCTGCAGCTGCCCGGGCTGACCGCGGACATGATTGCGCAGTCGGTGCACGAAAGCCGGTTCGATCATATCTACGCCATCTACAACCTGCTGGTGGACAAGCTGCGCCAGAAGCGGAAGGAGAAGGGCCGGTTGCAGCATCACGCCAGCCTGGCGTACTCGCGGTCCCGCAAAACCAGTATTACGACCGGTGTGGTCGATCGCACCGAGGTCATCAAGAACGATTCGCTCGAACGGTTAAGCCCGCTGACGAGCGTCGGCTCGACCATACTGAACATATCATCCGGTTTGGCCGGTACGGAGGATCTGGAGAAGTACGATCTGGAGACGGCCGGCTCGACGGTCACCACGCCCACGACTACCGGCCCGTCCGGAACGGCCGGTACGGTGAAGTCGTCGGAATCGACAGCAACCGGCGATCACTATCTGTTCCCGCCCAGCTGTGCCAATGGGACGGTGGGTGCGGGCGGGAACACGCGCCGGCACACGGTCGGCCCGGGTGATGTGGCCCACGAGCAGGTGCTGGTCAACCCGAACGTTGTGCCGATCAGCTTCAAGATCGGTGGCGGTGTCCACGAACCATCGATGCCGCCGACACCGAACGTACCGATCAACATTCCGTCGCTGCAAAATCAACCGATCCACAATCTAACCATTAAGGATCAGCATCTGCTGAAGCCACCGACTGTGATGGGTGCAA CGAGCTCCTTCGGACGACGGGCATCGGATGGTGGGGCGAATCTGCAAATCTACTATCCTTCGTCGTCTACAAACTTCCACGATCAACACCAtccacaccagcagcagcaacaacaatcgcaacaacagcagcagcagcagcaacaacaacagccagGAGTGGATGGTTCAGTGTTGGTACCGGCTGGCAATTCCACCCTAGGGCCGATCAGCGGTGGTGTAAACAGTGCCACGATCATGATGGACCACGTGATGCTTCAGACGCCCAACAGTGAAGGAACGGACGATTCGAATGATGAAATACAGAG ATACATGCACGGTCGCGGATGCACCAAACGTCATACCGTCGGCTGCACCGATGATCTGTCCGCCGGCAATGCGTCACCGATGGAACCGCCGCAGGCCCACTCGCCGGCCCCCACGACGGGAACCGTCAGCGGCACCGgcggtgtcagcggcggcggTAGAACACGCCGTACCGGTCTGCTCACCGTCATGGAACGTCCGCCCG GTCGATACAGTCCGGTGCGCCGTGCCTCGGAAGGTTCGCGCATAACGTCCCAGTTCCAGGGCCCATTCCAGGAGTGTCAACAGCTGCAGAAAGGTTTGCACGCCGCGGCCATAGCGGCATCGCAGCAGCGCAACAATCTGCTGATCACGCCCAGCCCACCGCTGGCGGACAACTCCGTCAGTCTGCCCGGTTCACCGATGCACTGTAAGGCGTTCATGGACGATCGGACAACCTACCCGGACATCACCGTACCGCACGATGTGCTGCTATCGCTCGTACCGGGGCTGGAGAAGCTGGTGCAGGAGAACCGGCTGCAGATCGAAACGGCCAACAGCATACTGAACACGCGCACGATGCCGTACGAAGTGGGCCACCAGCTGGGACTGGTTCGGGGCGGACCGGGCGGCACGGTGGCGGGTGCGGGTGGTACGGGTATGATGGGTGGTACGCTGGATGTGGGCATGAATCTGCTGCAGTTACAGCACAGCCAGAGCGTTTCCCCGCTGAATGCGACACTCCggcacggtggtggtggtggtgccggaaCCGGTTATCCCGTGGCCGGTCGGCCTTCCGGATTCCCGATGGGGGGCGGTATGCAGCCGAGCTACattgccggtggtggtgcgaCGGGTGGCGGAGCGGCCGCATTTGGCGCGTTTGGCAATCCGTACGGGTTCCCGACCTTGATGGCACCGGGCGGTATGTCGACAATGAATGCGTCCAGTACGGGAATGTGCCATTTGTCGGGTTTGGAGTACGCGGGTAGCAACAGTAACAGTGGATGTCCGTCGCCGGTATACTACGCCAGCGGTTGCTCCTCGCCGATCCTGCCCGGACCGCCGGCTTCGATCGTGAGTGGATGTAGCGGAACCATGGTCAGCACAAGCGGGGCGGCCGGATCGGCAAGTGGTGGTGCCGCCTCTCCGATGCATCAGATTACCCGCGGCCTCAGCACACTGAATACGGGAGGCGGCGGGGGAAGCgctggaggaggaggaggaggagcgGGAGGAGCGGGAAGTATCACGATGGCGGGTGGTTCCATTACGCGCGGCACATCCTCCGCGGTGACACCCTTCTCTTCCGTCGCCTGTAACGAACCGCTCGACCTAAGCATGGACATCGTGAACAGCGTCGAGATCGACTTCACGGGGCGAATAGTGGCGGGTTGCTACTCGGGCGCTACCACACCGGTCAACTATTTCGATCCGAAAAATTACGGATTgttgccaccgccaccgcctcAAACCATGCGCATCTCCGCGACACCGCCCACATCGCCCAACAATCTGTGCATTATTCAGGAGGAACACTCGACCGCGTCGACGACGGCCACGTCTGCGGGCGTACCGTTCAAGAGCCATTCGGCGAATGCGTCACCGGAAGATCTAAGCTTCCAGCATACGCATCCGCAGATCTGTTTGACCGATGTGCAGGGAAGCGAAATAACGCTGGTCGCGTTGTCCGACTCGAGCCACGGCGATAGTGACGATTCGCTCAACTGTCAGACGGGCAGCAGTGCGACAACGAGCGGGCTAGGGTTTTCCGGCCTGCTCATAACGGAACCGACGAGCGATATGCCTTCGATAACGCGTGGCGTTGGGCGGAAGGCCAGCCTCGACACGGAGAACAATTCCAGCGCGACCACAACCTCGGCCAAGCTCGATACGTCCGACATTAGTGAGTCGTACGTACGGCGCGGCAGCGATAAATCGCTCGGGTTTAGTGACGACAGCCTGAGCAACGATTCGAACCACTCGAATCTGTCCCCGAGCCAGGAACCGTCGGCATCCAGCTCGGGTTTCAAGAGTGCGGACTCCAATTCCGAGCAGGACGGGGCCAGATTGAGCCCGGATTCGCTGTGCGATGGGTCGAAAAGTTCGGACGAATGTTACGAACTGCCACTGCCGCAGGAATGCTCATCGCTCGATTCGGCCCGCATTCTCGAGATGGTCAAGCGAACGCTCGACTCTACGATGCCACCGAAGGGTTGCGTTTACGGTGTGGCTGGCGGAAGCTACGGGTGCAAAGCGTCCGGATCCGATCCGAACAGCAACAGATCGTCGATGGCTGGCGGTGACGATCGGTCCGGTCCGGTTGTCGGAGCGGACGGTGCGACCTGTTCCGGCCGGAACAGTTCCGGTGCGGATGGGAGATCTAACCTGAGTCTGGAGTTTTCCGGCGGACTGCAGATTGAGCTGCAAGTGTACGAGGGACGCAACAGCAAAGACAGCAATACAAGCAAGGGCATTAAGCTGCGGCGGATCTCCGGCGATCAGTACGAGTATGGTAAGCTCTGTCAGCAGCTTATCACATCGTTGACGGTGTGA
- the LOC128301367 gene encoding mucin-19 isoform X1: protein MTESFSPAFGGIGMAAIKQQQLQQQQQQQQQQQQQQQQHHHHHPHQGAMSIEKLVRVGYYELEKTIGKGNFAVVKLASNVITNSKVAIKIIDKTCLDEENLAKTFREISILKVLHHPHITRLYEVMESRNKIYLVTEHAAQGEIFDHLVANGRMREEEAARIFSQIVAAVDYCHRKGIVHRDLKAENVLLDTEMNVKLADFGFSNTFVEGQPLRTWCGSPPYAAPEVFQGVEYDGPKSDIWSLGVVLYVLVCGALPFDGTTLHDLRSVVVAGKFRIPFFMSQECEQLIRHMLVVEPERRYTLKQIAHHRWLEQYNSIPMLEAGDYGGVVGTVGQPQREAEILDTVVMTHMLQLPGLTADMIAQSVHESRFDHIYAIYNLLVDKLRQKRKEKGRLQHHASLAYSRSRKTSITTGVVDRTEVIKNDSLERLSPLTSVGSTILNISSGLAGTEDLEKYDLETAGSTVTTPTTTGPSGTAGTVKSSESTATGDHYLFPPSCANGTVGAGGNTRRHTVGPGDVAHEQVLVNPNVVPISFKIGGGVHEPSMPPTPNVPINIPSLQNQPIHNLTIKDQHLLKPPTVMGATSSFGRRASDGGANLQIYYPSSSTNFHDQHHPHQQQQQQSQQQQQQQQQQQPGVDGSVLVPAGNSTLGPISGGVNSATIMMDHVMLQTPNSEGTDDSNDEIQRYMHGRGCTKRHTVGCTDDLSAGNASPMEPPQAHSPAPTTGTVSGTGGVSGGGRTRRTGLLTVMERPPVISPDLIREVEARMNRDYLPPALLPAGTVASSVAKHGPLDAAPTSAIQTAAAPFSQHHPAPHTNLAGPAVPTPPPAHQQPQQQQTVVQSQICNRRYATRTCKLPTVQEIGRYSPVRRASEGSRITSQFQGPFQECQQLQKGLHAAAIAASQQRNNLLITPSPPLADNSVSLPGSPMHCKAFMDDRTTYPDITVPHDVLLSLVPGLEKLVQENRLQIETANSILNTRTMPYEVGHQLGLVRGGPGGTVAGAGGTGMMGGTLDVGMNLLQLQHSQSVSPLNATLRHGGGGGAGTGYPVAGRPSGFPMGGGMQPSYIAGGGATGGGAAAFGAFGNPYGFPTLMAPGGMSTMNASSTGMCHLSGLEYAGSNSNSGCPSPVYYASGCSSPILPGPPASIVSGCSGTMVSTSGAAGSASGGAASPMHQITRGLSTLNTGGGGGSAGGGGGGAGGAGSITMAGGSITRGTSSAVTPFSSVACNEPLDLSMDIVNSVEIDFTGRIVAGCYSGATTPVNYFDPKNYGLLPPPPPQTMRISATPPTSPNNLCIIQEEHSTASTTATSAGVPFKSHSANASPEDLSFQHTHPQICLTDVQGSEITLVALSDSSHGDSDDSLNCQTGSSATTSGLGFSGLLITEPTSDMPSITRGVGRKASLDTENNSSATTTSAKLDTSDISESYVRRGSDKSLGFSDDSLSNDSNHSNLSPSQEPSASSSGFKSADSNSEQDGARLSPDSLCDGSKSSDECYELPLPQECSSLDSARILEMVKRTLDSTMPPKGCVYGVAGGSYGCKASGSDPNSNRSSMAGGDDRSGPVVGADGATCSGRNSSGADGRSNLSLEFSGGLQIELQVYEGRNSKDSNTSKGIKLRRISGDQYEYGKLCQQLITSLTV, encoded by the exons ATGACCGAATCATTTTCCCCTGCCTTTGGTGGCATCGGTATGGCCGCCAttaagcagcagcaactgcaacagcagcagcagcaacaacaacagcagcagcagcagcaacagcaacatcatcatcaccatccgcaTCAGGGCGCGATGTCGATCGAGAAGCTGGTGCGCGTTGGATATTACGAGCTGGAAAAGACAATCGGCAAAGGCAACTTTGCCGTGGTGAAGCTGGCATCCAATGTCATCACAAACTCGAAG gttgcaattaaaataatcgaTAAAACATGTCTCGATGAGGAGAACCTGGCGAAGACGTTCCGCGAAATATCGATACTGAAGGTGTTACATCATCCGCACATAACGCGCCTGTACGAGGTCATGGAGTCACGCAACAAGATCTACCTGGTGACGGAACATGCGGCCCAGGGTGAAATATTCGACCATCTCGTAGCGAACGGGCGGATGCGCGAGGAGGAAGCGGCCCGCATCTTCTCGCAGATAGTGGCCGCGGTCGACTACTGCCACCGGAAGGGTATCGTGCACCGGGACCTGAAGGCGGAGAACGTTCTGCTCGACACGGAGATGAACGTGAAGCTGGCAGACTTCGGGTTCAGCAACACGTTCGTCGAGGGCCAACCGTTGCGGACGTGGTGCGGTTCGCCGCCGTACGCCGCGCCGGAAGTGTTCCAGGGCGTGGAGTACGATGGTCCGAAGTCGGACATCTGGAGCTTGGGTGTGGTGCTGTACGTGCTCGTGTGCGGTGCGCTCCCGTTCGACGGTACGACGCTGCACGATCTGCGCAGCGTGGTTGTGGCGGGCAAGTTTCGCATACCGTTCTTCATGTCGCAGGAGTGTGAGCAGCTGATCCGGCATATGCTGGTGGTGGAACCGGAACGACGCTACACGCTCAAACAGATCGCACACCACCGCTGGCTGGAACAGTACAACTCCATTCCGATGCTGGAAGCTGGGGACTACGGTGGTGTGGTTGGCACGGTTGGGCAACCGCAGCGTGAGGCGGAAATTCTGGACACGGTCGTTATGACGCACATGCTGCAGCTGCCCGGGCTGACCGCGGACATGATTGCGCAGTCGGTGCACGAAAGCCGGTTCGATCATATCTACGCCATCTACAACCTGCTGGTGGACAAGCTGCGCCAGAAGCGGAAGGAGAAGGGCCGGTTGCAGCATCACGCCAGCCTGGCGTACTCGCGGTCCCGCAAAACCAGTATTACGACCGGTGTGGTCGATCGCACCGAGGTCATCAAGAACGATTCGCTCGAACGGTTAAGCCCGCTGACGAGCGTCGGCTCGACCATACTGAACATATCATCCGGTTTGGCCGGTACGGAGGATCTGGAGAAGTACGATCTGGAGACGGCCGGCTCGACGGTCACCACGCCCACGACTACCGGCCCGTCCGGAACGGCCGGTACGGTGAAGTCGTCGGAATCGACAGCAACCGGCGATCACTATCTGTTCCCGCCCAGCTGTGCCAATGGGACGGTGGGTGCGGGCGGGAACACGCGCCGGCACACGGTCGGCCCGGGTGATGTGGCCCACGAGCAGGTGCTGGTCAACCCGAACGTTGTGCCGATCAGCTTCAAGATCGGTGGCGGTGTCCACGAACCATCGATGCCGCCGACACCGAACGTACCGATCAACATTCCGTCGCTGCAAAATCAACCGATCCACAATCTAACCATTAAGGATCAGCATCTGCTGAAGCCACCGACTGTGATGGGTGCAA CGAGCTCCTTCGGACGACGGGCATCGGATGGTGGGGCGAATCTGCAAATCTACTATCCTTCGTCGTCTACAAACTTCCACGATCAACACCAtccacaccagcagcagcaacaacaatcgcaacaacagcagcagcagcagcaacaacaacagccagGAGTGGATGGTTCAGTGTTGGTACCGGCTGGCAATTCCACCCTAGGGCCGATCAGCGGTGGTGTAAACAGTGCCACGATCATGATGGACCACGTGATGCTTCAGACGCCCAACAGTGAAGGAACGGACGATTCGAATGATGAAATACAGAG ATACATGCACGGTCGCGGATGCACCAAACGTCATACCGTCGGCTGCACCGATGATCTGTCCGCCGGCAATGCGTCACCGATGGAACCGCCGCAGGCCCACTCGCCGGCCCCCACGACGGGAACCGTCAGCGGCACCGgcggtgtcagcggcggcggTAGAACACGCCGTACCGGTCTGCTCACCGTCATGGAACGTCCGCCCG TGATAAGCCCGGACCTGATACGGGAGGTAGAGGCGCGTATGAACCGAGACTATTTGCCACCGGCGCTGTTGCCCGCCGGCACGGTCGCCTCTTCCGTGGCCAAGCACGGTCCGCTTGATGCTGCGCCCACCTCCGCGATACAGACAGCTGCCGCCCCGTTCAGTCAGCACCATCCAGCGCCACACACGAACCTTGCCGGGCCAGCAGTGCCGACGCCACCGCCCGCCCATCAgcaaccacagcagcagcaaacggtaGTGCAGTCGCAGATCTGTAACCGGCGTTACGCCACCCGCACATGTAAGCTACCGACGGTGCAGGAAATCG GTCGATACAGTCCGGTGCGCCGTGCCTCGGAAGGTTCGCGCATAACGTCCCAGTTCCAGGGCCCATTCCAGGAGTGTCAACAGCTGCAGAAAGGTTTGCACGCCGCGGCCATAGCGGCATCGCAGCAGCGCAACAATCTGCTGATCACGCCCAGCCCACCGCTGGCGGACAACTCCGTCAGTCTGCCCGGTTCACCGATGCACTGTAAGGCGTTCATGGACGATCGGACAACCTACCCGGACATCACCGTACCGCACGATGTGCTGCTATCGCTCGTACCGGGGCTGGAGAAGCTGGTGCAGGAGAACCGGCTGCAGATCGAAACGGCCAACAGCATACTGAACACGCGCACGATGCCGTACGAAGTGGGCCACCAGCTGGGACTGGTTCGGGGCGGACCGGGCGGCACGGTGGCGGGTGCGGGTGGTACGGGTATGATGGGTGGTACGCTGGATGTGGGCATGAATCTGCTGCAGTTACAGCACAGCCAGAGCGTTTCCCCGCTGAATGCGACACTCCggcacggtggtggtggtggtgccggaaCCGGTTATCCCGTGGCCGGTCGGCCTTCCGGATTCCCGATGGGGGGCGGTATGCAGCCGAGCTACattgccggtggtggtgcgaCGGGTGGCGGAGCGGCCGCATTTGGCGCGTTTGGCAATCCGTACGGGTTCCCGACCTTGATGGCACCGGGCGGTATGTCGACAATGAATGCGTCCAGTACGGGAATGTGCCATTTGTCGGGTTTGGAGTACGCGGGTAGCAACAGTAACAGTGGATGTCCGTCGCCGGTATACTACGCCAGCGGTTGCTCCTCGCCGATCCTGCCCGGACCGCCGGCTTCGATCGTGAGTGGATGTAGCGGAACCATGGTCAGCACAAGCGGGGCGGCCGGATCGGCAAGTGGTGGTGCCGCCTCTCCGATGCATCAGATTACCCGCGGCCTCAGCACACTGAATACGGGAGGCGGCGGGGGAAGCgctggaggaggaggaggaggagcgGGAGGAGCGGGAAGTATCACGATGGCGGGTGGTTCCATTACGCGCGGCACATCCTCCGCGGTGACACCCTTCTCTTCCGTCGCCTGTAACGAACCGCTCGACCTAAGCATGGACATCGTGAACAGCGTCGAGATCGACTTCACGGGGCGAATAGTGGCGGGTTGCTACTCGGGCGCTACCACACCGGTCAACTATTTCGATCCGAAAAATTACGGATTgttgccaccgccaccgcctcAAACCATGCGCATCTCCGCGACACCGCCCACATCGCCCAACAATCTGTGCATTATTCAGGAGGAACACTCGACCGCGTCGACGACGGCCACGTCTGCGGGCGTACCGTTCAAGAGCCATTCGGCGAATGCGTCACCGGAAGATCTAAGCTTCCAGCATACGCATCCGCAGATCTGTTTGACCGATGTGCAGGGAAGCGAAATAACGCTGGTCGCGTTGTCCGACTCGAGCCACGGCGATAGTGACGATTCGCTCAACTGTCAGACGGGCAGCAGTGCGACAACGAGCGGGCTAGGGTTTTCCGGCCTGCTCATAACGGAACCGACGAGCGATATGCCTTCGATAACGCGTGGCGTTGGGCGGAAGGCCAGCCTCGACACGGAGAACAATTCCAGCGCGACCACAACCTCGGCCAAGCTCGATACGTCCGACATTAGTGAGTCGTACGTACGGCGCGGCAGCGATAAATCGCTCGGGTTTAGTGACGACAGCCTGAGCAACGATTCGAACCACTCGAATCTGTCCCCGAGCCAGGAACCGTCGGCATCCAGCTCGGGTTTCAAGAGTGCGGACTCCAATTCCGAGCAGGACGGGGCCAGATTGAGCCCGGATTCGCTGTGCGATGGGTCGAAAAGTTCGGACGAATGTTACGAACTGCCACTGCCGCAGGAATGCTCATCGCTCGATTCGGCCCGCATTCTCGAGATGGTCAAGCGAACGCTCGACTCTACGATGCCACCGAAGGGTTGCGTTTACGGTGTGGCTGGCGGAAGCTACGGGTGCAAAGCGTCCGGATCCGATCCGAACAGCAACAGATCGTCGATGGCTGGCGGTGACGATCGGTCCGGTCCGGTTGTCGGAGCGGACGGTGCGACCTGTTCCGGCCGGAACAGTTCCGGTGCGGATGGGAGATCTAACCTGAGTCTGGAGTTTTCCGGCGGACTGCAGATTGAGCTGCAAGTGTACGAGGGACGCAACAGCAAAGACAGCAATACAAGCAAGGGCATTAAGCTGCGGCGGATCTCCGGCGATCAGTACGAGTATGGTAAGCTCTGTCAGCAGCTTATCACATCGTTGACGGTGTGA